A single genomic interval of Daucus carota subsp. sativus chromosome 1, DH1 v3.0, whole genome shotgun sequence harbors:
- the LOC135149903 gene encoding protein FAR1-RELATED SEQUENCE 5-like has translation MAYLFDNDSSSSSDHDNFDYASVANPFMRRKKANVVNEVIYVEEDDYVDKGKKSGKKDDNTSFGRSERKNDYDNVDVGEKIHDFTFSNMNDVVPCSGMLFDNLDEVERFYRDYGRRVGFEVIIRNTHRHSRSNEACSRMYICRLSGRVCSSSANVDEELNLKRTRDTIDRTKCKARISVVHRVKTDKWEITTVELEHNHPMVTPDKVQFMQRSRNIGPVARSLIETLNKSGIGPSKVLKVMVEALGGLENVGFTNQDIL, from the exons ATGGcatatttatttgataatgaTTCTAGTTCTTCTAGTGATCATGATAATTTCGATTATGCTTCCGTTGCAAATCCTTTTATGCGTAGGAAAAAAGCTAATGTTGTAAATGAGGTAATTTatgttgaagaagatgattATGTtgataaaggaaaaaaaag TGGGAAAAAGGATGATAATACAAGTTTTGGAAGAAGTGAACGGAAAAATGATTATGATAATGTTGATGTTGGGGAAAAAATACATGATTTTACTTTTTCCAATATGAATGATGTTGTTCCTTGTAGTGGCATGttgtttgataatttagatGAGGTGGAAAGATTTTATCGGGATTACGGGCGTAGGGTTGGATTCGAGGTTATCATTAGAAATACTCATAGGCATTCTAGAAGCAATGAAGCTTGTTCACGTATGTATATTTGCCGGCTAAGTGGGAGAGTATGTTCAAGTTCGGCTAATGTTGATGAGGAATTGAATTTAAAAAGGACTCGTGATACAATTGATCGGACAAAATGTAAGGCTCGAATTTCGGTTGTTCATAGAGTGAAGACGGATAAATGGGAAATAACCACAGTAGAGTTAGAACACAATCATCCAATGGTTACCCCAGACAAAGTACAATTCATGCAAAGATCGCGTAATATAGGTCCGGTTGCCCGATCTTTAATTGAGACGTTGAACAAATCGGGAATAGGACCCTCAAAAGTGTTGAAAGTGATGGTGGAAGCTCTCGGTGGATTAGAGAATGTTGGTTTTACTAATCAAGACATACTCTAG